One Candidatus Paceibacterota bacterium DNA segment encodes these proteins:
- a CDS encoding glycosyltransferase: protein MKVALVYDHLTQFGGAERVLQALASLWPDAPIYTTVYDEQGTGGVFAGRVIRTSFIQSLPLATRYPHAYTPLLPLAVEGWDFSSFDAVISIAGPFAKGIITRPHTRHIAYCLTPPRFLWEGSHAFWKHLGYPAITRAAVAPIQAYIRLWDAHAAQRATDMVAISRTVAERIEAYWKRSAPIIYPPVRTDVFYPVQNARRDVFLAAGRLVSYKRFDIAIRAARAAGVPLVIVGDGPERARLERLAQGAVTFVGRVSDDELRDLYAHAQALVFPQEEDFGIVPVEAMACGTPVIAYARGGAAETVLDGVTGTLVHEQSVEAFASALHTFRGETYTPEACRKRAEQFSTSVFLSRIQALFRD, encoded by the coding sequence ATGAAGGTAGCGCTCGTATACGATCACCTCACGCAGTTTGGTGGCGCAGAGCGCGTGCTCCAGGCGCTTGCATCGCTGTGGCCCGATGCGCCCATATATACTACGGTGTATGACGAGCAAGGAACGGGAGGCGTATTCGCAGGACGTGTTATTCGAACATCATTTATTCAATCGCTTCCGCTTGCAACGCGGTATCCGCATGCGTATACACCACTTCTTCCACTTGCGGTAGAGGGCTGGGACTTCTCTTCGTTTGATGCGGTGATCAGCATTGCTGGTCCATTTGCGAAAGGAATTATCACTCGTCCGCACACTCGCCATATTGCCTACTGCCTCACGCCGCCGCGTTTTTTATGGGAGGGGAGCCATGCGTTTTGGAAACACCTTGGGTACCCTGCAATCACACGGGCGGCAGTTGCGCCCATACAGGCATACATTCGGTTATGGGATGCACATGCGGCGCAACGAGCAACGGACATGGTTGCTATTTCGCGTACTGTCGCAGAACGAATCGAGGCGTACTGGAAGCGAAGTGCTCCTATTATCTATCCTCCCGTGCGCACCGATGTATTTTATCCCGTGCAGAATGCGCGGAGAGATGTATTCCTTGCTGCGGGGCGCCTCGTTTCATATAAGAGATTTGATATTGCTATTCGCGCAGCAAGGGCGGCTGGCGTGCCGCTGGTTATCGTTGGTGACGGGCCAGAGCGCGCGCGACTTGAGCGCCTCGCGCAAGGTGCGGTAACGTTCGTAGGCCGCGTGTCGGATGACGAGCTTCGAGATTTGTACGCCCATGCGCAAGCGCTCGTCTTTCCGCAAGAAGAAGATTTCGGTATCGTGCCCGTTGAAGCAATGGCGTGTGGCACGCCAGTGATCGCGTATGCGCGTGGGGGAGCGGCAGAAACGGTGCTTGATGGCGTCACGGGTACTTTGGTGCATGAGCAGAGTGTGGAAGCATTTGCAAGTGCTCTGCATACATTCCGTGGAGAAACATACACGCCAGAAGCGTGCAGAAAGCGTGCAGAGCAGTTCTCAAC
- a CDS encoding sugar transferase: protein MKRSDLILNVARVPVDMGMLFLAGVLTYVLRTNILDTFRPVLFELRLPLDKYIALVIPTSLFFIACYAVAGLYTMGVRMSRAEECAKVALASSAGILGVIVFIFVSRELFDSRFLVLGAWILAIICVCAGRLFIRWMHGHLMRRGFGIHRLLVIGHDVVTERLIAAIKAQSDLGYVVARHMQVPDMNIIGDAWRSDAIDGVLLAQPTFDAPTIVELVEYCHEHHIPFTFVPNMHETLTTHYSVDAIGDIPVIELKRTSLDGWGRVFKRVFDLCATSLGLLILSPLFAAIALAITWETRGPVFVRLARVSKNREFYLLKFRSMIENAEELKPLLLPFNERADGPLFKMTNDPRVTHVGRWLRRLRLDELPQLWNVLRGDISLVGPRPHQPDEVARYQRHHKRVLGIKAGVTGFAQISGSSTLSFEEEVRLDTFYIENWSFWMDVRIIVRTLMRLVSDRTAV, encoded by the coding sequence ATGAAGCGGTCCGATCTTATACTCAATGTAGCTCGGGTGCCCGTAGACATGGGCATGCTTTTTTTGGCGGGCGTGCTTACCTACGTGTTGCGCACGAATATTCTGGATACATTCCGGCCTGTTTTGTTTGAGCTCAGGCTGCCTTTAGATAAGTACATTGCGCTTGTTATCCCTACATCGCTTTTCTTTATCGCGTGCTATGCAGTGGCGGGACTATACACGATGGGTGTTCGCATGTCTCGCGCAGAAGAATGTGCGAAAGTCGCCCTTGCGTCGTCGGCGGGCATTTTGGGCGTCATCGTCTTTATCTTCGTCAGCCGAGAGCTTTTCGACTCACGCTTCTTGGTGCTTGGTGCCTGGATCCTTGCCATTATATGCGTCTGCGCTGGGAGACTCTTCATCCGTTGGATGCATGGACACCTGATGCGTCGTGGATTTGGAATACACCGACTTTTGGTGATAGGTCATGATGTGGTGACGGAACGTCTCATTGCTGCGATTAAGGCGCAGAGCGATCTTGGATATGTGGTGGCACGCCACATGCAGGTGCCTGATATGAATATCATTGGTGATGCGTGGCGATCGGATGCTATTGATGGTGTTCTCTTGGCGCAACCTACATTCGACGCGCCGACGATCGTAGAGTTGGTCGAGTATTGCCACGAGCACCACATTCCCTTCACGTTTGTCCCCAACATGCACGAGACACTGACAACTCACTACAGCGTCGATGCTATTGGTGACATCCCCGTGATCGAGCTCAAGCGCACGTCACTTGATGGGTGGGGGAGGGTGTTTAAGCGTGTCTTTGACCTGTGCGCGACATCACTTGGCCTCCTCATCCTCTCGCCACTCTTTGCGGCAATCGCGCTAGCGATTACATGGGAGACACGCGGACCGGTGTTTGTGCGGCTCGCACGTGTGAGTAAAAATCGGGAGTTCTATCTCCTAAAGTTCCGAAGCATGATTGAAAATGCAGAGGAGCTGAAACCGCTACTCTTGCCGTTTAATGAACGCGCCGACGGCCCGCTCTTTAAAATGACCAACGATCCTCGCGTAACGCATGTGGGTCGTTGGCTTCGTCGTCTGCGCCTGGATGAGCTGCCGCAGTTGTGGAATGTGCTTCGGGGGGATATTAGTCTTGTGGGGCCACGACCGCATCAACCCGATGAAGTGGCGCGTTACCAGCGTCATCATAAGCGAGTGTTGGGTATAAAAGCTGGGGTAACAGGCTTCGCGCAGATTTCCGGGAGCTCCACGCTCTCATTTGAAGAGGAGGTACGCCTCGATACGTTTTATATTGAGAACTGGTCATTCTGGATGGATGTGCGCATTATCGTGCGCACGCTCATGCGGCTGGTCAGCGACCGCACTGCTGTATGA
- a CDS encoding ribonuclease HI family protein has protein sequence MNTYNIWTDGGARGNPGPAAIGFVISGEGVEDGHGAYIGETTNNVAEYRAVIEALRKLKLLIGAEAAKGSAVIVRADSQLVVRQALGEYRVKEAGLKQLFMELWNARQDFHSVDFIHIPREENGKADGFVNRALDEREARQRQGNLV, from the coding sequence ATGAACACGTATAATATTTGGACAGATGGTGGTGCGCGGGGAAACCCAGGGCCGGCGGCTATCGGTTTTGTTATTAGTGGCGAAGGGGTGGAGGACGGCCACGGCGCCTACATTGGCGAAACGACCAATAACGTTGCCGAGTACCGGGCTGTCATTGAGGCACTCCGGAAGCTTAAATTACTCATTGGCGCTGAAGCTGCAAAAGGATCTGCGGTGATTGTGCGCGCTGATAGTCAGCTCGTTGTGCGCCAAGCGCTCGGCGAGTATCGTGTAAAAGAAGCTGGGCTCAAGCAGTTGTTTATGGAGCTTTGGAATGCGCGCCAAGATTTTCATTCCGTTGATTTTATACACATTCCGCGAGAAGAGAACGGAAAAGCAGATGGTTTCGTGAACCGCGCCCTCGATGAGCGCGAAGCTCGCCAACGGCAGGGGAATCTGGTATAG
- the pgk gene encoding phosphoglycerate kinase, which yields MNILTPGMDLKGKWVLVRTDFDVPVVDGRIQANHRIIRQKEVLDMLVSAGARVVLVAHISAVDSFKSILVTLEETLGHALTLLPTLADREAFQKNGQGVGLLENVRTWRGETENSEDLAKALAQGMDAYVQNAFAVCHRAHASVDAVAKLLPSYAGPLVVAETNALTEALDAPAAGKVVIIGGAKASTKVPVISHVLSRAEAVLVGGVVANDLAKARGIDVGTSLVDDNIGELLAGLDVHDERIILSPDFIITDGRALDIGPQSVALFKEHITRARMIVWNGPLGLFEDERYAEGTFAIARAVADSPARTIIGGGDTVAAIDRLGIRDRFSFVSTGGGAMLAFLAGQKLPGLEAIGYYEHV from the coding sequence ATGAACATACTTACACCAGGCATGGACTTAAAAGGAAAGTGGGTACTCGTGCGCACCGATTTTGATGTGCCTGTTGTCGACGGGCGCATCCAGGCGAATCACCGAATTATTCGTCAAAAAGAAGTTCTCGACATGTTGGTATCTGCGGGCGCGCGTGTCGTGCTCGTTGCACACATTTCCGCGGTTGATTCTTTTAAGTCGATTCTCGTGACGCTTGAAGAGACGCTTGGTCACGCGCTCACCCTCCTTCCCACACTTGCTGACCGAGAGGCGTTCCAGAAGAATGGACAAGGCGTTGGCTTGCTCGAAAATGTACGCACATGGCGTGGTGAGACAGAAAATAGTGAAGATCTTGCGAAGGCTCTTGCGCAAGGCATGGATGCGTATGTGCAAAATGCGTTTGCGGTATGTCACCGGGCGCACGCTTCTGTAGATGCGGTCGCAAAACTCTTGCCGTCCTATGCTGGCCCACTGGTTGTTGCGGAGACGAACGCACTCACTGAAGCGCTCGATGCGCCGGCCGCGGGAAAGGTAGTCATTATTGGTGGCGCGAAAGCAAGCACAAAGGTGCCCGTTATTTCACATGTTCTCTCTCGCGCTGAAGCGGTGCTTGTTGGCGGTGTCGTGGCAAATGATTTAGCAAAAGCGCGAGGCATCGACGTGGGCACATCACTGGTTGACGACAACATAGGAGAACTCCTTGCGGGACTTGATGTGCATGATGAGCGCATTATTCTTTCTCCAGATTTTATTATTACCGATGGTCGCGCGCTTGATATTGGGCCTCAGTCGGTTGCTTTGTTTAAAGAACATATTACTCGTGCTCGCATGATCGTGTGGAATGGCCCCCTTGGCTTATTCGAAGATGAGCGATATGCAGAGGGGACGTTCGCCATTGCTCGCGCAGTTGCTGACTCGCCAGCGCGCACCATTATCGGCGGCGGTGACACTGTCGCAGCAATCGATCGGCTCGGTATCCGAGATCGCTTCTCATTTGTATCGACGGGCGGCGGGGCAATGCTCGCATTTCTCGCGGGGCAAAAACTTCCGGGCCTTGAAGCTATCGGTTACTATGAACACGTATAA
- a CDS encoding triose-phosphate isomerase family protein, translated as MTTFCILNWKSYPASADDIRPLCGVLASWREVVSSGTIIICPPTTLIDDTQACKKEDARLASVVVGAQYLDADAKTGGLTPAMLRASGATAALIGHSDRRTQSGETNADVRAAWQQAVAHDILPIVCVGQHAPDASFAELREQVRGAFEGASATDIAQCVIAYEPVWAISTTPGARVEEPQDIVRAIQVIRETLQGAQPHAVLYGGSVTGATVGSVLGSGVVDGVLVGRASASPESLKELLDALTPFFS; from the coding sequence ATGACCACATTCTGCATTCTTAATTGGAAAAGCTATCCTGCGTCGGCAGACGATATCCGCCCACTGTGTGGGGTCCTTGCCTCATGGCGCGAAGTTGTTTCAAGCGGGACTATCATTATATGTCCTCCTACAACACTCATTGATGACACGCAGGCGTGCAAGAAAGAAGATGCGCGTCTTGCTAGCGTTGTCGTGGGTGCGCAATATCTCGACGCCGATGCAAAGACGGGCGGACTTACTCCAGCCATGCTCCGTGCGTCTGGTGCCACCGCGGCGTTGATTGGCCACTCGGATCGACGCACTCAGTCTGGAGAGACAAATGCGGATGTGCGTGCAGCATGGCAGCAGGCAGTCGCGCACGACATCCTCCCGATCGTGTGCGTTGGTCAGCATGCTCCCGACGCATCATTTGCTGAGCTTCGCGAGCAGGTGCGCGGAGCATTCGAAGGCGCATCTGCTACCGATATTGCGCAATGCGTGATTGCATATGAGCCGGTGTGGGCAATAAGTACAACGCCAGGTGCGCGCGTAGAAGAGCCGCAAGATATCGTTCGCGCCATACAGGTTATTCGTGAGACATTGCAAGGCGCCCAACCGCACGCAGTTCTGTATGGTGGCTCGGTGACGGGCGCTACGGTGGGGAGCGTATTAGGAAGTGGGGTAGTAGATGGTGTGCTGGTTGGACGCGCAAGCGCATCGCCCGAATCACTGAAAGAGCTTTTAGATGCACTGACCCCATTTTTTTCATGA
- a CDS encoding glycosyltransferase family 2 protein, which yields MRISLIIPAYNEAPRLGPTLEAVKAFCAQQPWDVEIIVVDNASSDDTGAVAQAYDVSVVFEPVRGKGAAVRTGMRAATGDVKAFLDADHSTSIDHLVPMLERLERGADIVIGSLALPGARILEGGHEPWWRVVGGKLGNLFIQALAVPGIWDTQRGFKVFSRIAADAIFPKLRITGWGFDVEVLAIARALGYRIDEVPVVWKNHPATKVTSRAYVSVLRDVCKVAWWRFTRAWTS from the coding sequence ATGCGAATATCGCTCATTATTCCCGCATATAATGAGGCGCCACGCCTCGGCCCCACTCTTGAAGCGGTAAAGGCGTTTTGCGCGCAGCAACCTTGGGATGTTGAGATTATCGTTGTCGATAATGCCTCTTCGGATGATACCGGAGCGGTAGCGCAAGCATATGACGTTTCCGTTGTGTTTGAGCCTGTGCGTGGCAAGGGTGCCGCAGTGCGCACGGGCATGCGCGCTGCCACTGGTGATGTGAAGGCTTTTCTGGATGCGGATCACTCAACGTCGATTGATCATCTTGTGCCCATGCTCGAGCGTCTCGAGCGCGGCGCTGATATTGTTATTGGGTCACTTGCCCTTCCCGGTGCGCGTATTTTGGAAGGGGGGCATGAGCCGTGGTGGCGGGTGGTGGGCGGTAAGCTCGGCAACCTTTTTATTCAAGCTCTCGCAGTCCCAGGAATTTGGGACACGCAACGGGGCTTTAAAGTATTCTCGCGTATCGCAGCTGATGCCATTTTCCCAAAACTGCGCATTACGGGGTGGGGTTTTGACGTAGAAGTTCTTGCGATTGCTCGCGCCCTCGGGTACCGTATAGATGAAGTACCCGTCGTATGGAAGAACCATCCGGCAACGAAAGTTACGTCACGAGCTTATGTCAGCGTGCTCCGTGATGTGTGTAAGGTTGCGTGGTGGCGCTTTACGCGCGCATGGACATCATGA
- the dprA gene encoding DNA-processing protein DprA, whose amino-acid sequence MRTSGVTHIAITDARYPERLRHIPNPPRILYCRGNIALLASETCIGIVGSRMPTSYGKDVTHTIATALAHAGAVIVSGLALGIDGIAHRAALAAHAHTIAVIGSGVHESVLYPPSHRSLAREIIAAEGLILSEYEPGTPARDYMFPERNRIISGLSRGIIVTEANEKSGALITARCAAEQNRDVFAVPGSILSPRSAGPNRLIRDGATPIMGAEDVIHAYDDLFSIQPSRRARIQDDLQQRIVAELAAHGPQHIDHLTRALAVSSSELFVAITHLALAKHIIQSAPDTWRITS is encoded by the coding sequence ATGCGCACTTCTGGTGTTACGCACATAGCGATCACCGACGCCCGTTACCCCGAGCGCCTGCGGCACATTCCCAATCCACCGCGCATACTCTACTGCCGCGGCAACATCGCGCTCCTTGCGAGCGAAACGTGCATCGGAATTGTCGGATCGCGCATGCCGACGTCTTATGGAAAAGATGTCACGCACACCATTGCGACGGCGCTTGCACATGCGGGCGCTGTTATTGTCAGTGGTCTTGCACTTGGCATTGATGGCATCGCCCACCGCGCAGCGCTTGCGGCACATGCCCACACTATTGCCGTTATCGGCTCTGGCGTTCATGAGAGCGTACTCTACCCACCAAGCCACCGCTCACTTGCACGCGAGATCATTGCGGCCGAGGGCCTTATACTATCAGAGTACGAGCCAGGCACGCCCGCCCGTGACTACATGTTTCCAGAAAGAAACCGAATTATTAGTGGGCTCTCTCGAGGCATTATTGTTACCGAGGCAAACGAAAAGAGTGGCGCATTGATCACCGCACGCTGTGCCGCCGAACAGAACCGCGACGTCTTCGCGGTGCCCGGCAGCATTCTCTCGCCCCGCTCTGCGGGGCCAAATCGCCTCATTCGAGATGGTGCCACGCCGATCATGGGAGCGGAAGATGTCATTCATGCATATGACGACCTGTTCTCAATACAGCCATCGCGAAGAGCGCGCATACAAGATGACCTCCAGCAACGCATCGTTGCAGAGCTCGCCGCGCATGGACCGCAGCACATTGATCATCTCACTCGCGCCCTTGCAGTCTCTTCAAGCGAACTTTTTGTAGCTATTACCCATCTCGCTCTCGCAAAACATATTATTCAAAGCGCACCGGACACGTGGCGCATCACTTCATGA
- the topA gene encoding type I DNA topoisomerase, with translation MKLVIVESPTKAKTISRYITGDVVVLSSFGHVRDLPKSDLGIDVEHDFTPKYVVPTKAKKNLSLLKKEAAKADTVVLATDEDREGESIAWHLLEALGLSGTKKKKTEEGKDIQRIVFHEITKEAILHALEHPRTIDQSLVDAQQARRILDRLVGYKLSPLLWKRYYRGLSAGRVQSVALRIIVDREREIQAFKPQEYWTVDATLLPEAGTSFTAHLTGVDGKPLGDMDIASQTHADIITKDLEGAKWQVQDVQRTEVTRSPMAPFTTSTMQQTASRRLRFSSKQTMMLAQRLYEAGYITYMRTDSVNLSEESLAKAATYITENLGAQYYQRRTFKTKSKGAQEAHEAVRPTDPFRTPEEMAKELDPRQAKLYDLIWRRFIASQMPQARIDSTGIDVRASREGSEHVYDFRATGSIMTFDGFTKIYPSSFEETPLPIVKANDALTLEALLPEQHFTKPPARFNEASLIKVLEKEGIGRPSTYASIISTIVDRGYVEKDKSRSFVPMDIGMLVTDFLVEHFPAIVDTHFTSHMEAKLDDIAEGKEEWVPVVKEFYDPFAQTLAAKMDIAKDAKAADVETTDKVCDKCGSPMVVKRGRFGKFIACSNFPTCKNVLKEKKDTPPPEPTGEKCDKCGEGDLVMRTGRFGKFIGCSRYPKCKNIRKLPKEERDAPVAKLDEQEK, from the coding sequence ATGAAATTAGTCATCGTAGAAAGCCCAACAAAAGCAAAGACAATCTCCCGTTATATCACGGGAGATGTTGTCGTTCTCTCTTCTTTTGGTCATGTGCGCGACCTCCCCAAGAGTGATCTCGGTATTGATGTTGAACATGATTTCACGCCGAAGTATGTGGTCCCCACAAAAGCAAAAAAGAACCTCTCACTCTTAAAGAAGGAGGCGGCAAAAGCAGACACTGTTGTGCTGGCGACCGATGAAGACCGCGAAGGAGAATCAATCGCATGGCACCTCCTTGAGGCGCTCGGACTTTCGGGTACGAAGAAAAAGAAGACAGAAGAAGGAAAAGATATTCAGCGCATCGTTTTTCATGAAATTACAAAAGAGGCCATCCTCCACGCACTTGAACATCCGCGCACCATTGACCAAAGTCTCGTGGATGCACAACAGGCGCGACGTATCCTGGATCGCCTTGTGGGATATAAACTCTCACCACTTCTTTGGAAGCGCTACTATCGCGGCCTTTCGGCAGGGCGCGTACAGTCAGTCGCACTCCGCATTATTGTGGATCGCGAGCGAGAGATCCAGGCATTCAAGCCACAAGAGTATTGGACCGTTGACGCAACGCTCCTCCCAGAGGCCGGAACATCCTTTACCGCGCATCTCACTGGCGTCGATGGAAAGCCATTGGGTGACATGGATATCGCATCACAGACACACGCCGATATTATCACTAAAGATCTCGAGGGGGCGAAGTGGCAGGTACAGGACGTACAGCGCACCGAGGTTACGCGCTCACCGATGGCGCCATTCACCACGAGCACCATGCAACAAACAGCGTCGCGACGCCTCCGCTTTTCATCAAAGCAGACCATGATGCTCGCCCAGCGCCTCTACGAAGCTGGATACATTACGTACATGCGTACGGACTCCGTGAATCTCTCCGAAGAGTCCCTCGCAAAAGCAGCGACGTATATTACTGAAAACCTTGGGGCGCAGTACTACCAACGACGCACTTTTAAGACAAAGTCTAAAGGCGCACAGGAGGCCCACGAAGCCGTTCGCCCAACGGATCCATTCCGTACCCCAGAAGAAATGGCAAAAGAACTCGATCCTCGTCAGGCAAAACTGTATGACCTTATTTGGCGGCGCTTCATCGCAAGCCAGATGCCACAAGCACGGATCGATTCTACCGGCATCGACGTACGCGCATCGCGCGAAGGCAGTGAGCACGTCTACGACTTCCGTGCTACGGGAAGCATTATGACATTTGATGGCTTCACAAAGATTTATCCATCCTCCTTTGAGGAAACGCCACTTCCGATTGTAAAAGCAAATGATGCTCTCACACTCGAAGCGCTCCTCCCCGAACAACACTTTACAAAACCACCTGCACGATTCAATGAAGCGTCGCTCATTAAAGTTTTGGAGAAAGAAGGCATCGGACGACCTTCAACGTATGCGTCTATTATTTCAACGATTGTAGATCGTGGATATGTCGAAAAGGATAAGTCGCGCTCATTTGTGCCCATGGATATTGGCATGCTTGTCACCGACTTCTTGGTTGAGCACTTCCCCGCTATCGTGGACACCCATTTCACATCACACATGGAGGCAAAACTGGATGACATCGCCGAAGGCAAAGAAGAGTGGGTGCCCGTAGTAAAAGAATTCTATGATCCGTTCGCGCAAACACTCGCTGCGAAAATGGATATCGCGAAAGATGCAAAAGCTGCTGACGTCGAAACCACCGATAAGGTTTGCGACAAATGCGGAAGCCCCATGGTAGTAAAGCGTGGTCGCTTTGGGAAATTCATCGCGTGCTCTAACTTCCCCACCTGTAAGAACGTACTCAAAGAGAAAAAGGATACGCCGCCGCCAGAGCCAACGGGAGAAAAATGTGACAAGTGTGGTGAGGGAGATCTCGTGATGCGCACGGGACGCTTTGGGAAGTTTATCGGCTGCTCTCGCTATCCAAAGTGTAAGAACATCAGAAAGCTTCCGAAGGAAGAGCGTGACGCACCGGTCGCGAAGCTTGACGAGCAAGAGAAATAG